TATAAAGCATATTGCCTGGTCAGGTATTTAAGCCCGATGCCGGCTTTATCAATATCATTGGATGGCTGGATGTTATTCTGCACGACGAGCAGGTCTTTACCAATAATTACTTTGATGACCAGCGGGGAATCCTCGGTAGCGATATTGTGCTTAAATACGTTCTCTATCAGTAGTTGCAGCGTTAGCGGGATTATCCTATGCTTGTCGGCCAGCTGTGTTTTTTCCAGCAGAAAGGTAAAGCAATTCTCAAACCGCATCTTCATCAGGAACATATAGAAGTGGAGGGCTTCAACCTCGTCTTTCACTAAGACCAGTGGTTGCTGGTTGAGTGAAAGTACATAACGATAAGTTTTCGAGAGCGCTTTGGTAAACTTATTGGCATTTTCCGGGTTAACGTAGATCAGTGAAGACAGTACGTTCAGCGAGTTAAACAAGAAGTGTGGGTTGATCTGCGCCCGCAACGTTTCATGCTGGAACAGCAAAGCTTCTCTTTTCGCCTTCTCTGAATCAGCAATGGCCTTTTGCTCCGACCGGAAGTAATAGATTAACTCAAACGCCAACAAAATGGGAATATTGGTGGTCATCGCAAAAGCAAACTTCACCAGGAAGGAAGGCATTCCTACGCTGGAAACATTGAACACGTTGTATATCATGAAATTGAAAGCACCTAACAGCACCAGGCAAATAATGGTGAGACCTGTAAGACCGGCAATAATGCGGTACAGGATATTCCTCGTATACTTGTTCAATAGCAGGAGCAGACCGTAATCGGCAATGCACATGGCGAGAATTACTATGTAATGCGCCGAGAGCTGAATATGGAAATTGGTCCATAAATCCTCCTTCATTAAAATTATGCTGAACAGCAACTGGCACAAAGCATAGATGAGTGTGGAAAAGATAAAAATGAGCAGCGTATTTACCTTTACTTTCTTAAGTTGATCCATGTACCAAAAATAAGGCTTACCCGATGGATTTGGGAGAATCATCCGATGGACTTCATTTTAAAGGGGATGGATTTGAGGAATCCGTCTTTCAGAAGGCTCCCCGACGCAAAAACACCCTCCTTTTGTCACATTCCTACCCTCCCGATTTCAATTCCAATCCCTACATTTGATCCATACTAAAGACAAAATTATGCCCATCATCAATCCACACATCAACTTCAACGGAAATGCCGAGGAAGCATTTCAATTTTATAAATCAGTATTCGGAGGAGAGCTTACAAAAATCATCCGCTTCAAAGACATTGCGAGCGACGAATTTCCCATCCCCGAAAAGGAGGAAAACAAACTCATGAACATTGCATTGCCCATTGGCAAGAGTAATATGCTCATCGGAAATGATGTACCCAGTTTTATGGGCACCGTCAATGAGCAGGAAAACAGAAGTAAGATTTCAATAATAGCCGAAAGCAAGGACGAGGCTGACAAATTATTCAATGGACTTTCAGCTGGCGGAACAGTAGAAGTACCGCTTAACGAAAATCCAGACGGAGCCTATTTTGCCATGTTCAGAGATAAATATGGCATTGAATGGATAGTGAATTTTGACCCGAGGGCAAGTAATTAAAAATCTATCCTTTCGCGGCGGTAATCGACTTTAGCACTAGTGCAACTCCGCAAATAACAAACAGGCCAAAACCGGCGAGTGACAAGTTTAACAGCATTGAGGCACCGCTCCAATGATTAACTTTCCAAAGCACGCCGAGGCTGATCAACACAACGCCTAACAACAGGCCAGATAAAAGTATCTTTTTCATAAGTTATAGTTGTCTGTAATAAATGACGATGGGTTTACCCGCAAAATACGATAAATCAGGATAAAGGGAGGCCTGACCAGACCTCCCTAAAAAATTATCTTCTTTTCCTATATAGCAACAAGCCTGCCGCAAACAACAACAACGTACCAGGAATTAACCCAAAGAATATAATCCGCATAGTGAGAATCCCCTTATCATCGCTGTCAATTACATCTTTAGAACGAATAGCCCCCGTATTCACCGGGAAATCTCCGTACGTAAACCAGCGAAACGCTTCGGTAATCAACTGCTGGTTCCAGTTGTAAGGCTTACGCCGCGCCAGTTCGCTCGAACTCATGAAGTCGGCATCGCCGCTTACGATGATGCGTTGCTCCTTGCCATTTACAGTACGCGAGGCCGCCACCACCAGTGCTGACTTATTTTTAGCCTCCACCAATGGAACGGTATTAAAACCCAAAGAATCTCCGTACGCCAGCGGAATAGCGCCCACCATCGACACTACGCCATTATCAGCCTTGTAACCGCCGAGTTTCGGCGCAATGCTGCCCGCACTATCAGCAAACCTGGCGAGGATGAAATCCGGCGCATAATCGCGACTTTCTTCCAATATCACGGAGTCACCGGGATGGATGTCGATCTGTGCCAGCAATGGCTTCACGATCTCCTGCGATCCCGGTTCGGTGATGATGAAGAGGTTTCGGCCGCTGGCCACATATGCAGTCAGCCTAGCTTGCGCTTCGGGAGTAAAGGCGGTTTTAGGGTCGGCAATGACCAATACATTTGTGGAGGCGGGGATGTCTTGCTGTGCAAGGTTCACGGTATCCACGTTGAAGCCCTGGTTAATGAGCGCGCCCCTGAAAGCCAATTCGTTTACGAAGGTGCGAAACTCCGCGTCGCCGGCTTTGGTAATACTGCGTTCGCCGTTACCGCGAACGAAGGTTACTGAAGGGATTTCGGCAGGTGTGATCAATCGCTTTAAGGCTGCGGTAAACTCCTGTTCGCCGGGATAAATGCGGATGTCGTTATAGTAACGGAGAAAGGTTTTCTTTTCTCCGTACTCGAGCAGCCGCACCAGGCGGTTTTCTTCGGGGTTCAGGTCCACGAGCTTGCGCACTTCTTCGGGCTTCAGCACTTTTTTGTAATCGAGGTCCTGGATGTCGGCTACTTTTTTTGCAATAGCAGCATCGCTTTCGCCGGGGTAATTTTTATACAGGCCTTCGTTATTGGAGAAGTCGTAGTAGTACACGTACTTCATTTCCATATCGGGCATGAAGCGGCGGTAGGGCGTCAGTATCCTTTCGTCTTCGCTTTTCTTTTCGGGGGCGCCCAGGTAGTAGTTGTTATCCAGTATGTTCACATAGGTAGTCACTTTCAGCGGATGTTCCATCTTGCTGATCAACGCGCGGCTTTGAGCGCCAAGGGTGTGGGTTTTCGTGGCCGTCATATCCACGTAACCGGTAAGGGATGGAATGGTACTGATGTAAGCAATGACAAAACAAAGGGCGACTAGTCCGAAGTAACGCACGGTGCGGACTGCTGCTGGCCTGGCTTCGCGCTGGTCCTGCAATCGCATGGTGGTAATGGCTAAAAAGAAGCCGATCACGATCAGGAAGTAAACAATGTCCTGTGTGCTGATCAGGCCGAAAATAAATTGCTCGGTCCTGCCGGCAATAGAGATAAAATAGGTGATGTGACGTACGGTATCGTTACCCTGGAACAGTCCACCAACGAAGTTCAAACCCGCCAATACGGCCAGTGTACTGATCGCAGCCACTACCTGGTAGGTGGTGAGTGAACTCATAAACAGACCGATAGCGGAATAGGCACAAATGAGCAAGTACAGACCTGTCGCGCCGGAAACCAGGAACACCCAATCGATATTGGTAATGAAAAAAGAACCGGCTATGGCATACAGACAAATAATTACGAGCAGCAACGCGCCGTAACCCATCATGGCCACGTATTTACCCAATACAATATCTCTTACTTTGATGGGAGAAGAGAGCAACAGTTTAATGGAACCGCTGTGCATCTCACGGCTGATCAGCCCCATGGTGAGCAGTGGAATATAGAAGTACAGGGTGCTTTTCACACCGGGATAAAACCCTTCCTGTAAGCCTGCGTAGATCATGGCGGTGACATCGGAAAAGTGATTCCCCATTCTTTGGGCGCGACCGATCATCTGGATATAATGGAGGAAGTTAACACCGATCTGTATGGGAAACACGATCAGTATGAGCCAGGCCACAGGCGAATGAAACAGGAGGCTTAGCTCCTGGCGGGCTATTCTGAATATTACTTTCATTTTTGTTCGGTGTGTTTAAATGTTTTGTTGGATAACTGGGCAAAAATGGCATCCAGTGAGCTCTTCTCCAGGGTGATCTCTTTCAGCCGCCATTTGCGCTGAACGCTGGTTTCCACGATGGTTTCGGCAATATCGGCGGCTACTTCAAAGCGCACGCGAACGGTTTTATCCGACAGGTAGGTCACTTCTTTGATGCCTTTGATCGAACGTAATTCCTCGGCTGGCGGCGGGTTTTCCATGGTGGCCACAAAACTATCGGGCTCTATGTAGTTGTTAAAGGTGTCCATGGTGTCTTTAAACACGATCTTTCCCCCCTCGATCATAATAATATCCTCGCAGGTTGCCTGTATCTCCGACAAAATATGCGATGAAAATATCACTGACCTATCTGCCGCAATCTCTTTGATCAATTGACGCACTTCCAGTATCTGGTTAGGGTCAAGGCCGTTAGTCGGTTCGTCCAGTACGACCAGCAAAGGGCGATGAATAATGGCCTGTGCGATGCCCACACGCTGACGATAACCGCCGGACAAATTCCCGATCAACCGGTTAGAGAAGTGTGCTACGCCGCAACGTTCTTTCACGGTATCCACAGCTGCTTTGATCTTACTTTTCTCGATCAGGCGCAAATGCGCGCAATAGGTAAGATATTCGTCCACGGTTTGTTCCAGGTAAAGCGGCGCGTTCTGTGGCAAAAAGCCGATCCGCTTTTTCGCTTCCTCCGGCTGCTCGCGCATGTCAATACCCTCTATCAGCACGCGGCCGCGGGTCTGGCTCAGCACACCGCACAAAATGTTCATGGTAGTAGATTTACCGGCGCCATTGGAGCCAAGTAATCCGACTATACCGTTCCTGTTGATCTCGAAGCTGATATTCTGCACCGCCCAGTCTTTACTATAGCGGTGGTACAGCCCTTCGATTTTTACGATATTATCTTGCATTGTTAGAATGATTACGCAATAGGAGGTGAATGGTGCTGGCGTTATACCAGCACCATACCAGGCATATGGCTGATTTTTATTTTATGGATTTAGCTGCCAGTCCGGGTTAAACACGGTCGCGTTAGGCCACAGTTGACGCAGGTATTTATCGCTGTTCGGCTGCAATTCGTACTCAGTGCCTTCCGCTGTATGCTTCACGGTTTTCTGGAAACGGGTCTCTTTGTTCAGGCGTTTCATATCGATCACACGCATGTTGGTGAAAGCAAGTTCGCGCCTTCTTTCTTCCAGCACGAAACGTAATACCTGTTCATTATTATTACCGAAATCGGCCGCCGTAAACGCTTTGTAGGCAGCAGGCGTAATCCTGTGCTCGCGCAGCTTATTTATATCTGCCAGCGCCTCGTTCTTAAGGCCTTCGCGGGCATTACATTCGGCGCGTACGAGGTACATCTCGGGCACATTGAGATAATTGTTATAGAAATCGCCACGGAGGTAAATTTTTACTTTATAGCGATTCATATAGTTGAAAGGTGGCGCTGGCGGCCAGCCGTCGGCGTAGTACAGCGTCCAGCGTTTGTCGTCGTTGGTAAACAGGGCGCTCAATTCCGGCGAGGCGCATACGTCCATCGCCAAACCAAAGGGGCGCAGGAAGTGGCGGGCCACAATGCTCTCCGGGTTACGCTGCCCGTCCGGAATATCCGTCCAGCCCAGCGGTGCCCCCGGTACGTTCGGGAAGGGACCAGGAATAAGTATCTTATACTCGTTCATATTCTTAAGCGTTCCCTGTAAGGCAATGGCTTCATTCGCATTGCTGCGGGCATTTTCATAATCGCCCATAAACAGGTAAGCCCTCGCCAAGACCGCATATCCACCGGCTTTCGAAGCCCGGAATTTGGTGAGTTTATTTTTGAGGGGCAAATCCTTTAACGCTTCAGTAGCATCCTTGATCACCTGTTCGTACACTTCGGCCACGGTATTGCGATCGAATTTTGCATTGATATCGGCCTCCAGCGCCAAAGGCACACCTGGCATCGTAGCGGCCTTCGCTGCATCGTAGTGATGCGCGTACACGTTCACCAGCAGCAAATGTTCCATCGCGCGATGCAGCAACGCCTCTGCACGCACGGCTTTCTTATTGGCTTCCGTACCTTCCGTCGCATCCATGATATTGTTGATAATGGTATTGTAGTAGAAGATGCGTTTATAGCCTTCGCTCCACAGGAAATCATTTGCACCCTGGTCGTACGGGTTGGTATTGAAGGTATAGATCCGGCGGCCGTGCAGCTGTTGTTTCGAATACAGGTTGCCCGGCTCCCCTTCCGGCAGAAAGGCATCGTCGCTCTGAAGATCCCAGAAGTAATCGCCAAAGTTCACCGTGGTACCGGAGTTGAGCATATTCTCAAAATCGGCGGTGGTCGTCGGAATAAATTTATCTTTCGGTTGAATATCCAGGAATTTGTCGCAGCCGGTAAGTGCAACGATACTAATGATATATAAAGTTAGTTTCTTCATGATTCCTCGTTTTAGAAAGTGATATCAATACCTGTCATGAATACGCGGGTTACGGGCAGCAGTCTTTCCGCGTACTGACCAGCGTGATAATATGCTTCAGGATCTATACCCGCATCGTTCCTGAACCAGGCGAACGGATTTTGCACCTGCAAGGTGAGTTTCGCGTTCTGCAGTTTCTTTTGTCCGGGTAACAGCGGCGCAAAGTTGTAACCAAGGGCGATGTCGCGCACTTTGATGTAATCGCCTTTCAACACGTTGTTGTTTCCGGCATAATGCAGCAGCGTGTAGTACGTGCCGCCATTACCTTTGATATCCGGAGCGGGCATCATGCCAGGTATTTTCTCGTCACCAGGCTGGCGCCAGAAGTTAGCCGAACGGCGGTCGGTATTGCGGGGCGGGAAGTTGTTGGAAATAGCTGGCACCACATCACGGATCACATTGCCGCCATTGCCGATCAACATGACGTTGAGCGAAAACTGCCTGTAGCTGAAGCTGTTCGTAAAACCCGCAGTATACTTGGGACGAAGTGTACCACTATATTCCAGCGCGTTGATATCGGTCATGTTGGCCACAATATTGCCATTCTGATCATAGTTTTTCACGAGGGTGCCTTTCGCATCGTATACCATTACAGACCCATTGGTCGGATCGAGTCCGCCATATTTGAAGCTGAATACAGCATCCATTGGGTAACCAATGCGGTTTACGCCATAACCTTGTGTGAGCACATAGATGTTTGCATCCTTGATATTGATTTCCGTCATTTTGTTTTTATTGAAACTCAATGACAGTGTGCTGCTCCAATTGAAATTTTTATCGACGATGTTCGCGGTGTTCAGCGATAGTTCCACGCCTTTGTTATTCAGGCTACCGTAGTTGATCAGCGCACTTGGGAAGGCGTTCGTGGGATCGATCATTTTCTCTCCCAACAGATCAGATGTTTTGCGGATGTAGTAATCCAGCGATCCGGAGATGCGGTTCTTCAGGAAACCGAAATCGATACCAATGTTCGTAGTTGCTGTTTTTTCCCAACGCAGCAGTTTGTTAGGCGGGAGGATAATATCTGTGGCTGCGGCTTCGGCCTCCGAAAAGAAGGTGGTACGCGCCTGCAGGTAGGGGCCTACTGTACGGGCTACCGTGCCACCTAAACCGTAGGTGGAGCGAATAGTCAGATTACTTAACCAGGTCACGTCTTTCATGAAATCCTCTTCGGTCAATCGCCAGCTTCCGCCAACGCTCCAGACTGGAAGGTAGCGGTAACGGGGATCTGTGCCGAAAAGGTTTGAATTATCTACACGTACGCTTCCGGTAACGTTGTACTTTCCATTGTAGGTGTATCCGGCATTTGCATAAGCCGATATGTAACGATCTTCCTCTTCTGTGAAATTATTGTATCGGTTAAACTGGAGCATGAAATCACTGCCGAGTGATTGCGTGCCTTTCAGGTTGCCCAGCGCTACTTCATCTACCGGTGAAAATACAAGATTGTTATCGTTATAGCCCATCTTAAACACCGTGGTGGCTTTGTTCTGAATAGCACGTGCTTCAAAGCCTGCCAGTGCAGTCACCTGGTGCTGCATACCAAAGCGCCGGTCGAAGTTAAGCTGCGCACGCGCGGTGTATGATCTTGAATTGTAACGGTTTTCATAGAGTTGTCCACCGTCGGGCACATTTTTGATGAGTTCATTATTGATCAGCTGCGCAGCGTCGTTGATCATATTTTTAACGTAGTACGAATTGCCGTTGTAGTATTCCTTTGTAAGACCAGCACCACGTTCAGTCTGGTACTTCAGGTCGAGCGATAGACCTTTGATAATTCTTGCTGTAAAACCGCCCTGTAACCGGAAGTAGTTGGAAGCGTAAGAAAGGTCCTGGTTATCGAGTTCCTGCAAGTGATTAAACGTTTCATCATAAAGACCCACACTCTTCAACCGCTCTATTTCGTAAGCCGATTTCAGTTTGGTATAGGCGGCAGGGCTACCATCAGGATTTTGAAGGATTTCGTAAGGCATGTTGAAGTAAAGTCGATCCGGCGTTTCGCGGATAAAACTTCCTTTGCGGATATTCGTATGCGCACCTACTTCTGCATCCAACCATTTAAACACTTTCATTTTATCGCGCAGTGTTACGTTCACATCCGAGGAGCCTGTCTTCAAAGCATATTCATTTGCCCCGGTGAAGTTCATCGCCAGGTTGTACTGGTGAATATCGTTGCCACCACTGGCGGAAAACGCATGACGTTGTCTTACGCGGTTGCGCATATAGAGGTCCTGCACTTGCTTCAAACCATCCTGACCTTTCAACCGGTTCAACGTTTCGTCGAGTTCGGCCTGCGTGATCTGCCCCTGTTCATGCTGATACAATGCCTCGAGCGCCTGGTGCTGACCTGTACGGCGCAGCAGCTCGCTATAAGAAGGATGCCATATGTTGAACAACTCCTGTTGCAGTTCCACCATGCCTTTCGAATCGAACAGGTTCATATAATCGGCATCTGGTTTGGGAGAGATGAACACCGTGCTGCTGAAGTTCACCGTCTGCTTACGACTGCTGCCGTAACGGGTGGTGATGGAAATAACGCCATTGGCTGCACGTGTTCCGTAAATAGACGTGGCCGCGGCATCCTTCATCACGGTCACATTCACCACATCGGCCGGGTTTAGATAGTTAAGATCGCCCTCATACGGAAAGCCATCCACCACATACAGCGGACTTCTCGTACCATATAAAGTGGAAAGACCACGAATATTCACCGCACCGTTCTGCATAAACAGCCCCGGCACCGTGCCTTCCAGCCTTTCCAGGATATTGGTTTCCATCCTGGCATTCAACGTTGCTTCTGTCACTACGCCGAAAGCGCCGGTAGCCCGTTCTTTCGGTATATTCTGGTAACCAGTATTGGCGGTTACATTCAACTCTGTTAAGCTGGATGACATGGCAGATAATACCACATTACCCACCGTACCAGCTTGCAGCATGGCAGCAGTCACCGTAATTTCTTTAGGTTGATAACCGATGAAACTAATACGGATCACATTACCAACGTTAACCGGCAGCGTAAAAGTGCCCTGCAAATCGGTAATGGCAGAACGCCCGCCACCTACTATGGAGACCGTTGCACCAATGAGCGGAACGGCCAGACTGTCTGTCACACGGCCGGCTACAGATGTTGCTACGACCGCCACTGCAGCATCGTTTTTGCTGTAGAGGAAAATCGTATTATCTGTAATCCTGTAGTTAAATGGCTGATCTTTCATGATCAAGTCCAGGAAACTGAGCAGCGGCATATTTTGCACCGATGCGGAAACGGTGCCTGCCTTTTGCAGCAGTTCCGACTTTCCCCATACTACAAAACCTGTTTGCTGCTTAATAGAAGCAAACACTTTTTTCATCGGCACCGATCTTCCTGAAAAGGAAATCGACTGCGAGTACGTACTGGCCGATACATGTACACAAATGGCTAGAAGGAGAACACTGGTAAGTTTCATAATCCGAAGGATTTTGGTTGGCAGCCGGCATGGCAATTCCTCACGGCTCCAGTAAGCAGTTTTTTGCATAGATTTGCAACGTTTGGTTGTTTAAAAAAGGAGGTCTCGAAACCCGTTTTACTACAACCCGACAATTTTTAGCGGAAGTGTTAGCGCACTTCCGTTTCTATTTCGGACTGGTGATTTTAGTTGATATATACTCGTTTTAAATAATTACGGCATTACGATCAGCCTACGCCCCTCTTCCAGCCTGAAGTGTACATCCGAGCGTTCAAGCCCGCTCAGTACGTCCGACAGCTTTAGTTTCCGGCTCATCTCCCCGAAAAACACGACGTCAGGCACATTACCTTCATACACCACTTCGAGGTCATACCAACGTTCCAACTGGCGCATCATTTCCCTTAGTCCTACCCCATCGAAGTTAAACAAGCCATTCTTCCAGGCGATGGCCTTATCCATGTTTGTGTTGCTGATAACATTTGTTCCACCTGCGCCGTGCTGCAATTGATCGCCTGGTTTCAGCACCAGCGGCGCTTTACCTGAGGGCGTTACCTTTACAGCACCGGTGATCAGGGTGGTATAACTCGTTTGTTCGTTCGCGTAAGCGCTGATATTAAATTGCGTGCCCAGGACCTCTACATCCACCTTGCCGGATACCTTTACGATAAAAGGTGACATGGCATTCGTCTGCACATCAAAATAAGCCTCTCCTGAAAACTCCACCGCCCGGTTATTGCCATTAAAAGCCACCGGGAAACGCAGTGAGCTCTCGGCATTAAGCCACACTTTTGTGCCATCAGGCAGTGTGATGTTGTACGAGCGGCCTTTAGAAGTGGTGATCGTATTGTATTGCGGCTCCGACGCGTTTTCAGAGCCGGGCGTGTATTGCAGTCCGTCGTTCTTTAATATTACCGTGGTGCCGTTCTGTTTGGTGAGGATGCCATTGCCCGCACTATCCAACACCATTTGCGATCCATCGGCCAGGGTAAGTACCGCGCCAAAGCTGCCCGGTTCCACATCCTGCACGTTCAGAGAAGCCGTCACAGGCATCGGTTGTGTTTGCCGGCCTTTCAACATCCACACACCTGCGGCCATTACCACCACAGCGGCTGCGGCCCACCACCAGCGGTGCAGGAAGTGTACACGCGGCCGGGGTACGATTACCTCGGGATGTGCAGGCAACTTGTCTGCCTTCAGTATCTGGCTGGCCATCTGCATCCACTGCGAGCGGTCGTATGGCGGCAGCTCCTGAGTGGAATGTGCTTCCAGCCATTCCTCCGCGTCTTCCACACCGGCACCGGGTTCATCGCGGCCTATAAGGACAGACAACTCCTCCAGCTCGGCATCCGTAGCAGTGTTGTTGGCCAGGCGCTCCAGCAAATATGTTAATCGGGCTTTGTGTTCCATAATAGTAGTATGAAATGTGATGCACCCCTTCTATACCAGACAATCGGGGAAAGCGGTGGTACCGAAAAAAGTCAAATTTTTTTTCTGCGGGAGGTGTTCATAGTAAAATGTCGAGCAATACCAGGATAAACAGCGGGTAGCCGGCCCTTTGCAGCGACTCCCGGATATTTTTGAGCGCCATCACCATCAGATTTTTCACCGTGCTGACAGCCAGGCCCATCTGTTCGGCTATCTCATTAATGCTTAAGTGTTGTTCCCTGCTAAGGCGGTAAATGCGTTGCTGCTTTTCCGGTAATTGTTGTACAGCTTTGTTCACCAGCCCCAGGAGCTGATTAAACTCCAGCATCTCGGCAGCGGAAGTCGTTTGCAGCGCATCCTGCCCAACAGCGTTTACTACTTTACCATGGATATTTTGCCGGCGAACATAATTGATAGCGAGGAAGAAGCAGATCTTTTTGATCCATGCCGAGGGCTGGTCCAGCTCCGTAAGCTGGTCGCGGGCGAGCCATACTTTAAGAAAGGTATCCTGCACGAGATCGTGCGCCACGGCCAGATCGCCTGTAATGCGAACGGCCAGCGCCTGCAGCCTGGGGGCATACAGCTCCACCAGCTCCCTGAATGCGCTCTCCTCCCCGGCGGCCACACGTTTATACAATCCTGGAACATCCATTATCTGACGGTCGTTCAATGACGCGGTGATTAATAGTGAAAGGTGCTAACGGATGAATGATTTTGATTGAAACAGGGGTAAATCTCGTGAAAAAGGAGCGAAAATGCAATGGGTGGTGCCTGCGAGACGAAGGGGCTGAATAAAAAACAGTGAAGACTTTCAGAATTGCGTAAAAGCCGGGTCTTCTATCCGCTATACGAATAAGAAGGGGCTGACCATTTACTATTGGTCAGCCCTTGTAGGCTATTGGTGGCAAGTTATTTTGCCCGACCGGGATAGAAGAACATCCGCGCATGCTCCAGCTGCCAGACTTTCGGCAACAGGTAGTATGGCTGCACGAGTCCCTTTTCGCCAGTAACCGGCAAATACAAACCTCCTGCGGACATTCTGCTCACGGACTCATTGTCCCGGAAGGCCCACTGGTCGGTAGTACCCGCCTTTGTGAAATAAATACTGGTATTGCTCAATGCCACCGTGGTCTCAAAACCCGGTGCGGCCAGGTAATTCACGGTAATCCAGCTGCCTGGCTTCACGTCTTTCGCCAGATAGTAACGTAGCTCCTCCCCTGTACTTGCATCCTTCCGGTAAAGGAACATGTCGAAAGGTGCTTCATCTTCCGGAAAGTTTACATAAAACAACAGTTTGTTCGTCGCTGTGTCAACCGCCGGCGGTGTATACTCCGTAGTTTTACCATCAACATAAGTGAAATTGATAGCCACTTTTGCCGCCGACAGATCCACAGTTTTACTGAAAACCACCTGTTTGGTAGCTGTATCGCGGACGGT
This genomic interval from Chitinophaga horti contains the following:
- a CDS encoding FecR family protein produces the protein MEHKARLTYLLERLANNTATDAELEELSVLIGRDEPGAGVEDAEEWLEAHSTQELPPYDRSQWMQMASQILKADKLPAHPEVIVPRPRVHFLHRWWWAAAAVVVMAAGVWMLKGRQTQPMPVTASLNVQDVEPGSFGAVLTLADGSQMVLDSAGNGILTKQNGTTVILKNDGLQYTPGSENASEPQYNTITTSKGRSYNITLPDGTKVWLNAESSLRFPVAFNGNNRAVEFSGEAYFDVQTNAMSPFIVKVSGKVDVEVLGTQFNISAYANEQTSYTTLITGAVKVTPSGKAPLVLKPGDQLQHGAGGTNVISNTNMDKAIAWKNGLFNFDGVGLREMMRQLERWYDLEVVYEGNVPDVVFFGEMSRKLKLSDVLSGLERSDVHFRLEEGRRLIVMP
- a CDS encoding RNA polymerase sigma factor — its product is MDVPGLYKRVAAGEESAFRELVELYAPRLQALAVRITGDLAVAHDLVQDTFLKVWLARDQLTELDQPSAWIKKICFFLAINYVRRQNIHGKVVNAVGQDALQTTSAAEMLEFNQLLGLVNKAVQQLPEKQQRIYRLSREQHLSINEIAEQMGLAVSTVKNLMVMALKNIRESLQRAGYPLFILVLLDILL
- a CDS encoding SusC/RagA family TonB-linked outer membrane protein yields the protein MKKVFASIKQQTGFVVWGKSELLQKAGTVSASVQNMPLLSFLDLIMKDQPFNYRITDNTIFLYSKNDAAVAVVATSVAGRVTDSLAVPLIGATVSIVGGGRSAITDLQGTFTLPVNVGNVIRISFIGYQPKEITVTAAMLQAGTVGNVVLSAMSSSLTELNVTANTGYQNIPKERATGAFGVVTEATLNARMETNILERLEGTVPGLFMQNGAVNIRGLSTLYGTRSPLYVVDGFPYEGDLNYLNPADVVNVTVMKDAAATSIYGTRAANGVISITTRYGSSRKQTVNFSSTVFISPKPDADYMNLFDSKGMVELQQELFNIWHPSYSELLRRTGQHQALEALYQHEQGQITQAELDETLNRLKGQDGLKQVQDLYMRNRVRQRHAFSASGGNDIHQYNLAMNFTGANEYALKTGSSDVNVTLRDKMKVFKWLDAEVGAHTNIRKGSFIRETPDRLYFNMPYEILQNPDGSPAAYTKLKSAYEIERLKSVGLYDETFNHLQELDNQDLSYASNYFRLQGGFTARIIKGLSLDLKYQTERGAGLTKEYYNGNSYYVKNMINDAAQLINNELIKNVPDGGQLYENRYNSRSYTARAQLNFDRRFGMQHQVTALAGFEARAIQNKATTVFKMGYNDNNLVFSPVDEVALGNLKGTQSLGSDFMLQFNRYNNFTEEEDRYISAYANAGYTYNGKYNVTGSVRVDNSNLFGTDPRYRYLPVWSVGGSWRLTEEDFMKDVTWLSNLTIRSTYGLGGTVARTVGPYLQARTTFFSEAEAAATDIILPPNKLLRWEKTATTNIGIDFGFLKNRISGSLDYYIRKTSDLLGEKMIDPTNAFPSALINYGSLNNKGVELSLNTANIVDKNFNWSSTLSLSFNKNKMTEINIKDANIYVLTQGYGVNRIGYPMDAVFSFKYGGLDPTNGSVMVYDAKGTLVKNYDQNGNIVANMTDINALEYSGTLRPKYTAGFTNSFSYRQFSLNVMLIGNGGNVIRDVVPAISNNFPPRNTDRRSANFWRQPGDEKIPGMMPAPDIKGNGGTYYTLLHYAGNNNVLKGDYIKVRDIALGYNFAPLLPGQKKLQNAKLTLQVQNPFAWFRNDAGIDPEAYYHAGQYAERLLPVTRVFMTGIDITF